GCTGGAGACGGACGAGTTGAGGCAACTGGAAGAATGGGTAAGAGCGCATGGAACACCGCAGCAGGTGGTGATGCGCAGTTTGATTGCGCTTGAGGCGGCGGCCGGCCGGAGCGACCTGAACATAGCCGCAGCGCTGGACGTGAACCGGCATACCGTACGGTTGTGGCGCCAACGGGTTGGACAAGAGGGGGTCGGGAGCGTATGGGAGATTGCGAGCGGCCGAGGGCGTAAGGCGCGATATAGTGTCCGGAAGCGGGACACTATTATTCGAGCGACACTGCAAGACCGGCCAACCGGCCAGACTCACTGGAGTTGTAGAACCATGGCGAACGCCCAAGGGGTGAGCAAGAATACAATCAACCGCCTGTGGCAACTCCACAATCTGAAGCCGCACCTGCACAGAACCTTCAAGCTTTCGCGGGATCCTAAGTTTCTGGAGAAACTGACGGATGTGGTCGGCCTCTACCTCAATCCGCCGCAGAAGGCGGTGGTGATTTGCGTCGATGAGAAGAGCCAGATACAGGCGTTGGACCGGACCCAGCCGGGATTGCCCTTGAAGAAAGGTCGATGCGGAACGTACACGCACGACTACAAGCGCAATGGCACCACGACGCTGTTTGCCGCGTTGAACATGCTGGACGGCAAGGTAATTGGTCAGTGTCAGAATCGACATCGTCATCAGGAGTGGCTGAAGTTCATGCGCC
This is a stretch of genomic DNA from Candidatus Auribacterota bacterium. It encodes these proteins:
- a CDS encoding IS630 family transposase translates to METDELRQLEEWVRAHGTPQQVVMRSLIALEAAAGRSDLNIAAALDVNRHTVRLWRQRVGQEGVGSVWEIASGRGRKARYSVRKRDTIIRATLQDRPTGQTHWSCRTMANAQGVSKNTINRLWQLHNLKPHLHRTFKLSRDPKFLEKLTDVVGLYLNPPQKAVVICVDEKSQIQALDRTQPGLPLKKGRCGTYTHDYKRNGTTTLFAALNMLDGKVIGQCQNRHRHQEWLKFMRRLDREFPPDMALHMVMDNYGTHKTPAVKAWLAKHPRFVCHFIPTSSSWLNMVERWFRKLTDKAIRRGVFVSVPDLEKSIADYLAAWNEKPRPFIWTATVGDIVAKLARARKKLETIKPGCTQPRQRKTKHPK